From Corallococcus caeni:
CTGGCCAAGCGCATCCTGGCCAAGAAGGAGAACCGGGTGAAGTTCATGGCCGGCTACCCCGCCAAGGTCGTGAAGGAGTTCCGCAAGCTGAAGGCCCAGCAGGAGCGCGCCATCAGCCTGCGTGCCGAGCAGACGACAACCGACCGCAAGGGTTGACCGCTGCGTGACACGCGCTTCGCTTGGTCGCCAACACTCCGGCCGAAGTTGCAAGCCCGCCACTGACTGAATCTTCCGGAAGGGTGCAGTGTTGGATCCGGCTGTGCACCCCCACGACGCGTGGGGCCCCCCCGGACCATTCGTGGTCCGGAACGTGTCTCAGTCGCCAATTCACCATCGCAGGCGGCACACACGTGCACACCTCAGCGGGAGCGCGCAACATGACGGGGCTTCAGATTCATCAGGAAGAGGCGGCGGGTCGGATCACCCTGCGCCTGGAAGGAACGCTGGACGGCCGCACGGCCCAGGAGCTGCGCAACTCGCTCCAGGCGCTGAGCCAGAGCGAGGTCGTCCTGGACTTCGCGCACCTGCGGGAGTTCAAGGACAGCGCGGTGGGCGTCCTGACCCACGGCCTGAAGGACAGCGCCGTGCAGCTGCGCGGGCTGGCCACGCACCACGAGCGGATGTTCCGCTACTTCGGCGTGCTGTCCTCGCCGGCGACGCACCGGGCGTACTACACGCCCGAGGACATCCTGTCCGCCTGAGTCA
This genomic window contains:
- a CDS encoding STAS domain-containing protein, with translation MTGLQIHQEEAAGRITLRLEGTLDGRTAQELRNSLQALSQSEVVLDFAHLREFKDSAVGVLTHGLKDSAVQLRGLATHHERMFRYFGVLSSPATHRAYYTPEDILSA